The proteins below come from a single Sorghum bicolor cultivar BTx623 chromosome 4, Sorghum_bicolor_NCBIv3, whole genome shotgun sequence genomic window:
- the LOC8069966 gene encoding pathogenesis-related homeodomain protein isoform X2: protein MHSSENILVFSNSGRSSKGRNETSMELVPVPNRPTRSDASRQCKSDSPLKRSQRKVRNATLAKSIKNKYHCSPLKQRRGSDSVAGKIVTGLTARRRKKRKMQNTDEATRLERRARYFLIKIKLEQNLLDAYSGDGWNGQSREKIKPEKELQRARKQIIKCKIAIRDIIRQLCLYTSTGSVDDPAMPPDQFTNPEHTMCSTCKSHESFPSNKFIFCEGPCKRAYHEKCLEPPLNKVLPTSSHGWLCKFCLCKVKILETINAHLGTSFTVMCSFEDIFKEATEQIDSEDALDEDWLSEYSGDEDYDPDENEDSDNCMDSGEEIMSDDSNGSGSPLYSPNDDIPDFISADLNDVEGFCHANLDLGIDAGEDDLAQILTYQRPRRDVDYRRLNEEMFGKIMGNEEQSEDEDWGHERRKKRRTRSGGAGDNSVGFSNVISDEKSQKKGRKLFRIPPAAVEVLRRAFAENELPPRDVKENLSRELGISFEKIDKWFKNTRCAALRDRKAEGNSHNTALSKSSRNKGKAGISGKAERNDHVTGPCNNSRTNEEKSGISGKVDSVDNSCLVPLSEIINVHTRVQHNLEMRKMESTSSPVWLHNEGGCLFPTLQAKESTLPTSKPCLPSEISHPTTNEVGTLVQATSWMDAGACIEQQETTPWVDTGASGYQPFLDVIDEMCGLECRLQRLKENMFSSGMDGRTAGVSDMGNQAVVLVPTAELKEKAPHGGLFGHYCP, encoded by the exons ATGCATTCTTCGGAAAATATACTGGTATTCTCCAACTCGGGAAGATCATCAAAAGGGAGGAATGAGACCTCTATGGAGTTGGTTCCTGTACCAAATAGACCAACTAGATCTGATGCTTCCCGCCAATGCAAATCTGATTCTCCTTTGAAGCGATCACAAAGGAAAGTTAGAAATGCTACTCTGGCAAAAAGCATAAAGAATAAATATCACTGTAGTCCCCTCAAGCAGCGGAGGGGTTCAGATTCTGTTGCTGGGAAAATTGTGACAGGACTAACTGCACGGAGGAGGAAGAAAAGAAAGATGCAAAATACAGATGAGGCAACTCGCTTGGAACGAAGAGCGAGATATTTTCTAATCAAGATAAAATTGGAGCAGAATCTACTAGATGCTTACTCTGGAGATGGATGGAATGGGCAAAG CCGGGAGAAAATAAAGCCAGAGAAGGAACTGCAGCGTGCCAGGAAACAAATCATAAAATGCAAAATTGCTATACGTGATATCATTCGCCAACTTTGTTTGTATACTTCTACTGGGAGTGTTGATGACCCAGCAATGCCTCCAGATCAGTTTACCAATCCCGAACAT ACCATGTGCTCAACATGCAAGTCTCATGAATCATTTCCCAGCAATAAATTTATCTTCTGTGAAGGGCCCTGCAAAAGGGCATATCATGAGAAATGTTTGGAACCTCCCTTAAACAAAG TACTTCCAACAAGTAGCCATGGATGGCTTTGCAAATTCTGTTTGTGCAAGgtgaaaattttagaaactatcAATGCACATCTAGGAACAAGTTTTACAGTGATGTGCTCCTTTGAA GATATATTCAAGGAAGCAACAGAACAAATAGACTCCGAGGATGCACTAGATGAAGATTGGCTTTCTGAGTATTCAGGTGATGAGGACTATGATCCTGATGAAAATGAGGACAGCGACAACTGTATGGACAGCGGGGAGGAAATTATGTCTGATGATTCCAATGGTTCAGGAAGCCCCCTTTATTCTCCAAATGACGATATTCCCGACTTCATATCAGCAGATTTAAATGACGTGGAAGGGTTTTGTCACGCCAATTTAGACTTAGGCATTGATGCCGGTGAAGATGATTTGGCACAGATCCTTACCTACCAAAGGCCAAGAAGAGATGTTGATTACAGAAGGCTTAATGAG GAAATGTTTGGAAAAATAATGGGAAATGAAGAACAGAGTGAGGATGAAGATTGGGGCCATGAaaggagaaagaaaagaaggacgcGTTCAGGTGGTGCTGGGGATAATTCTGTGGGTTTCTCAAATGTTATATCTGATGAAAAGAGCCAAAAGAAGGGGAGAAAACTTTTCAGGATTCCTCCTGCAGCTGTCGAG GTACTACGCAGAGCTTTTGCTGAAAATGAGCTTCCACCCCGGGATGTCAAAGAAAATCTCTCAAGAGAATTGGGAATTTCTTTCGAAAAG ATTGATAAATGGTTCAAAAATACACGGTGTGCTGCTCTTAGAGATCGTAAG GCTGAAGGGAACAGTCATAATACGGCTCTCAGCAAAAGCTCAAGAAATAAAGGAAAAGCTGGAATCTCAGGCAAG GCCGAAAGAAATGACCATGTTACTGGTCCCTGCAATAACtcgagaacaaatgaagaaaaaTCTGGTATATCAGGGAAGGTTGATTCAGTAGACAACTCTTGCTTGGTTCCCTTGTCTGAAATCATCAATGTGCATACACGAGTGCAACACAATCTTGAGATGAGGAAGATGGAATCAACTAGCAGTCCTGTGTGGCTGCACAATGAAGGAGGTTGCTTGTTTCCAACACTCCAAGCCAAG GAGAGTACATTACCTACAAGCAAGCCTTGTTTACCGTCAGAAATAAGCCATCCAACAACTAATGAAGTGGGCACTTTAGTGCAAGCTACTTCTTGGATGGATGCTGGGGCGTGCATTGAGCAGCAAGAAACCACTCCTTGGGTGGATACCGGGGCCTCAGGTTACCAGCCTTTCCTGGACGTGATTGATGAGATGTGCGGACTTGAGTGCAGGCTGCAGAGGCTGAAGGAGAACATGTTCTCATCTGGCATGGACGGCAGAACCGCCGGTGTGAGTGACATGGGAAACCAGGCTGTGGTGCTTGTGCCGACTGCTGAGCTCAAGGAAAAAGCGCCGCATGGCGGTTTATTTGGCCATTATTGCCCATAG
- the LOC8069966 gene encoding pathogenesis-related homeodomain protein isoform X1, which produces MHSSENILVFSNSGRSSKGRNETSMELVPVPNRPTRSDASRQCKSDSPLKRSQRKVRNATLAKSIKNKYHCSPLKQRRGSDSVAGKIVTGLTARRRKKRKMQNTDEATRLERRARYFLIKIKLEQNLLDAYSGDGWNGQSREKIKPEKELQRARKQIIKCKIAIRDIIRQLCLYTSTGSVDDPAMPPDQFTNPEHTMCSTCKSHESFPSNKFIFCEGPCKRAYHEKCLEPPLNKGVLPTSSHGWLCKFCLCKVKILETINAHLGTSFTVMCSFEDIFKEATEQIDSEDALDEDWLSEYSGDEDYDPDENEDSDNCMDSGEEIMSDDSNGSGSPLYSPNDDIPDFISADLNDVEGFCHANLDLGIDAGEDDLAQILTYQRPRRDVDYRRLNEEMFGKIMGNEEQSEDEDWGHERRKKRRTRSGGAGDNSVGFSNVISDEKSQKKGRKLFRIPPAAVEVLRRAFAENELPPRDVKENLSRELGISFEKIDKWFKNTRCAALRDRKAEGNSHNTALSKSSRNKGKAGISGKAERNDHVTGPCNNSRTNEEKSGISGKVDSVDNSCLVPLSEIINVHTRVQHNLEMRKMESTSSPVWLHNEGGCLFPTLQAKESTLPTSKPCLPSEISHPTTNEVGTLVQATSWMDAGACIEQQETTPWVDTGASGYQPFLDVIDEMCGLECRLQRLKENMFSSGMDGRTAGVSDMGNQAVVLVPTAELKEKAPHGGLFGHYCP; this is translated from the exons ATGCATTCTTCGGAAAATATACTGGTATTCTCCAACTCGGGAAGATCATCAAAAGGGAGGAATGAGACCTCTATGGAGTTGGTTCCTGTACCAAATAGACCAACTAGATCTGATGCTTCCCGCCAATGCAAATCTGATTCTCCTTTGAAGCGATCACAAAGGAAAGTTAGAAATGCTACTCTGGCAAAAAGCATAAAGAATAAATATCACTGTAGTCCCCTCAAGCAGCGGAGGGGTTCAGATTCTGTTGCTGGGAAAATTGTGACAGGACTAACTGCACGGAGGAGGAAGAAAAGAAAGATGCAAAATACAGATGAGGCAACTCGCTTGGAACGAAGAGCGAGATATTTTCTAATCAAGATAAAATTGGAGCAGAATCTACTAGATGCTTACTCTGGAGATGGATGGAATGGGCAAAG CCGGGAGAAAATAAAGCCAGAGAAGGAACTGCAGCGTGCCAGGAAACAAATCATAAAATGCAAAATTGCTATACGTGATATCATTCGCCAACTTTGTTTGTATACTTCTACTGGGAGTGTTGATGACCCAGCAATGCCTCCAGATCAGTTTACCAATCCCGAACAT ACCATGTGCTCAACATGCAAGTCTCATGAATCATTTCCCAGCAATAAATTTATCTTCTGTGAAGGGCCCTGCAAAAGGGCATATCATGAGAAATGTTTGGAACCTCCCTTAAACAAAGGTG TACTTCCAACAAGTAGCCATGGATGGCTTTGCAAATTCTGTTTGTGCAAGgtgaaaattttagaaactatcAATGCACATCTAGGAACAAGTTTTACAGTGATGTGCTCCTTTGAA GATATATTCAAGGAAGCAACAGAACAAATAGACTCCGAGGATGCACTAGATGAAGATTGGCTTTCTGAGTATTCAGGTGATGAGGACTATGATCCTGATGAAAATGAGGACAGCGACAACTGTATGGACAGCGGGGAGGAAATTATGTCTGATGATTCCAATGGTTCAGGAAGCCCCCTTTATTCTCCAAATGACGATATTCCCGACTTCATATCAGCAGATTTAAATGACGTGGAAGGGTTTTGTCACGCCAATTTAGACTTAGGCATTGATGCCGGTGAAGATGATTTGGCACAGATCCTTACCTACCAAAGGCCAAGAAGAGATGTTGATTACAGAAGGCTTAATGAG GAAATGTTTGGAAAAATAATGGGAAATGAAGAACAGAGTGAGGATGAAGATTGGGGCCATGAaaggagaaagaaaagaaggacgcGTTCAGGTGGTGCTGGGGATAATTCTGTGGGTTTCTCAAATGTTATATCTGATGAAAAGAGCCAAAAGAAGGGGAGAAAACTTTTCAGGATTCCTCCTGCAGCTGTCGAG GTACTACGCAGAGCTTTTGCTGAAAATGAGCTTCCACCCCGGGATGTCAAAGAAAATCTCTCAAGAGAATTGGGAATTTCTTTCGAAAAG ATTGATAAATGGTTCAAAAATACACGGTGTGCTGCTCTTAGAGATCGTAAG GCTGAAGGGAACAGTCATAATACGGCTCTCAGCAAAAGCTCAAGAAATAAAGGAAAAGCTGGAATCTCAGGCAAG GCCGAAAGAAATGACCATGTTACTGGTCCCTGCAATAACtcgagaacaaatgaagaaaaaTCTGGTATATCAGGGAAGGTTGATTCAGTAGACAACTCTTGCTTGGTTCCCTTGTCTGAAATCATCAATGTGCATACACGAGTGCAACACAATCTTGAGATGAGGAAGATGGAATCAACTAGCAGTCCTGTGTGGCTGCACAATGAAGGAGGTTGCTTGTTTCCAACACTCCAAGCCAAG GAGAGTACATTACCTACAAGCAAGCCTTGTTTACCGTCAGAAATAAGCCATCCAACAACTAATGAAGTGGGCACTTTAGTGCAAGCTACTTCTTGGATGGATGCTGGGGCGTGCATTGAGCAGCAAGAAACCACTCCTTGGGTGGATACCGGGGCCTCAGGTTACCAGCCTTTCCTGGACGTGATTGATGAGATGTGCGGACTTGAGTGCAGGCTGCAGAGGCTGAAGGAGAACATGTTCTCATCTGGCATGGACGGCAGAACCGCCGGTGTGAGTGACATGGGAAACCAGGCTGTGGTGCTTGTGCCGACTGCTGAGCTCAAGGAAAAAGCGCCGCATGGCGGTTTATTTGGCCATTATTGCCCATAG